The Pseudodesulfovibrio cashew genomic sequence CGCCGATGACGGCCTGGAGCGTGCCGATGCCCAGATGATCGACAAGGCGGCGCTGGCAGCGGACCATGTCGCCGATGGTGACCACAGGGAACCCGGTGCCGTAGGGCTTTCCGGTCTTCGGATCGGGCGAGACGGGCCCGGTGGAGCCCATGCACCCGCCGATGACGTTGGAGCAGATGACGAAATACTTGTCGGTGTCGATGGGCTTGCCCGGCCCGACCATGATCTCCCACCACCCGGGCTTGGGGTCGTCCTCGGAGTGCACCCCGGCCACGTGCGCGTCGCCGGTCAGGGCGTGACAGATCAAGATTGCGTTGGACCTATCCTCGTTCAGGGTGCCGCAGGTCTCGTAGGCCAAGGTCACGGGCCCCAGGGTCCGCCCGGACTCCAGGACCAGCTCGTCCCCTTCCCCACCGAAGGTGAAGGTGCGCTTTTCCACCACCCCGACGGAACGGGCGGCGTCATGGTTATCGATATATTCGCTCATGATGGGCTCAAGGTAAGGCGGAGCGGAGGCGGGGTCAACATTTCCGCCCATCACAACCGCTAATGGCAGGCATAAGGGAGCCCGGCTCAGGATCGGACAACGCCCGCGTAGGCGTCCAGCCTCTCTTCCAGCGTGCCCGTGTGCAGTTCGAAAAGGTGGTTGTCGAAATCGTGAAAATAGAGCGAACGGCCTTCCCCCTGTATGCGGGGACGCTCCTCCCGCGTGGCCACGCCTATCTCCCGGACCCTGTCCCGATACTCGTCGAACTGCTCGCCGGGAATCTTGAAGGCGATGTGGTTGTAGCTCGTCGTCGGAAGCGGCTCGCCCTCCATGATAGCCAGCCAGATGCCTCCGATGAGAAAGAACCGCTCGGGCGAAATGGAGTGGGTGTCCGGACCGCTCGCGTACACCTCCTCGGCGTCGAATATCCTTTTGAGAAACTCCGACATTCGCTCCAGGTCGCTTACGATCAACGTGAGGTGGCTCAGCCCTTCGACCATGGCAGCTACCGCCCGCTCACGGTCTCGCCGCCGAAGAGTTTCCAGGCGAGCATGCCCCAGGTGAGGTTGGAGACG encodes the following:
- the fosX gene encoding FosX/FosE/FosI family fosfomycin resistance hydrolase; translation: MVEGLSHLTLIVSDLERMSEFLKRIFDAEEVYASGPDTHSISPERFFLIGGIWLAIMEGEPLPTTSYNHIAFKIPGEQFDEYRDRVREIGVATREERPRIQGEGRSLYFHDFDNHLFELHTGTLEERLDAYAGVVRS